From Gimesia panareensis, the proteins below share one genomic window:
- a CDS encoding GNAT family acetyltransferase, producing MDIREFEIRDQPAVIELWNECQLVVPWNDPAKDIERKIKVDPDLFLVGELSGLIVATVMGGYEGHRGWINYLAVSPAHQRTGLGRAIMEQVEQRIRARGCPKINLQVRETNQAVIAFYESLGYNIDPVVGLGKRLESDL from the coding sequence ATGGATATCAGAGAATTCGAAATCAGGGATCAGCCTGCTGTTATCGAGTTGTGGAACGAATGCCAGCTGGTTGTACCGTGGAATGATCCTGCCAAAGACATAGAGAGAAAAATCAAAGTCGACCCGGACCTGTTTCTGGTCGGTGAACTATCTGGTTTGATTGTCGCGACAGTGATGGGTGGTTATGAAGGTCACCGGGGCTGGATCAACTATCTGGCGGTGTCGCCGGCTCACCAGCGAACAGGACTGGGGCGTGCGATCATGGAGCAGGTGGAACAGCGCATCAGGGCCAGAGGGTGCCCCAAGATCAACCTGCAGGTGCGTGAGACCAACCAGGCTGTGATCGCATTTTACGAGTCGCTCGGTTACAACATTGATCCGGTTGTCGGACTGGGAAAGAGACTGGAGTCTGATCTGTAA
- a CDS encoding adenine phosphoribosyltransferase: protein MNDSINLKDYIREIPDFPKPGILFRDITPLLAEPAAFQAVIDRLTDYYRDKQITAILAAEARGFIFAAPLALALGARFIPIRKPGKLPFETRAFHYELEYGSDSLEMHTDSIHSDDRVVIVDDLLATGGTISACIELARHSNAEIVGCAFLIELAFLNGREKMNGCDVFSLIHYDAE from the coding sequence ATGAATGACTCGATCAATCTGAAAGACTATATCCGCGAAATCCCCGACTTCCCGAAACCGGGCATTCTCTTCCGGGACATCACTCCCCTGCTGGCTGAACCAGCCGCCTTTCAGGCCGTGATCGATCGCCTGACAGATTATTACCGCGACAAACAGATCACTGCCATCCTCGCCGCCGAGGCGCGCGGTTTTATCTTCGCTGCTCCGCTGGCCCTGGCTCTTGGCGCCCGCTTCATCCCGATTCGCAAACCGGGCAAACTTCCCTTTGAAACCAGGGCGTTCCACTACGAACTCGAATACGGCTCCGACTCACTGGAAATGCATACGGACTCCATCCACTCCGATGATCGCGTCGTGATTGTCGATGACCTGCTCGCCACCGGAGGTACCATCTCCGCCTGTATCGAGCTGGCCCGGCATTCCAACGCGGAAATCGTCGGCTGTGCTTTCCTGATCGAACTCGCATTCCTCAACGGACGCGAAAAAATGAACGGCTGCGATGTCTTCTCGCTGATCCATTACGACGCCGAATAA
- a CDS encoding PQQ-binding-like beta-propeller repeat protein, which yields MHKPRGCIALLVLGAICFSAENSPAQIESQAAAGKFRESVSLDVNNAVLKKMGSVQDFLAGAQWEDAVNSLIQISAEYGDTLYPESPGRYLRVAEYCQNLLAGFPPEAIQIYREKVDPRARRWLEEAETQSSVEPLLQIVDQTLMSSYGDDALYRLGERAWERGELGQARDYWRKLLPPPPGAEGVGDAGLFYYPDSDLPVPPILARLILVSFFQGDFERAAAELAVFRERYPQAVGSLAGQEGNLAEQLTKILSDRSQVSLPKDQREMQTFAGHQTRNFRVGHQLDVGAAAWSFRVPLVWSQEYTRKPAFGQRVPPGLFPVVNGEHVFINDSERIYALNWKTGAPAWSNDPQASPIIYPSVLQGAVRLPFRSVVGVPRFTMTVADGRLYARMGSPVTSVAKDERLGLFSELVCLDLAQGEGKLLWKISSAELREQNFVWSFEGAPVVAGDRLFVVLHRGFPEVQTNVACFSTETGEMLWNRKVCLALRNIEEGVNYITHLLLTLAEGQLYLSTDMGAIASLDSLDGKINWVVTYPSEEDVSRRDLSDHMTTGLVPCLYDQGILFVAPQDTRRLMAFDATSGLLLWERDWPEQIRNLLGVTATTLVVSGNQLFGIDRTNGALRWKTGYLDPEGFGYGRGLLAGDNVYWPLREELLVVDIERGLLRQRIALHALQGTTGGNLIVAGDQLLIAQPHRVTAFGNHGMVPVSPGQKENHSATKAQSR from the coding sequence ATGCATAAACCGCGCGGATGCATCGCTCTGCTGGTACTGGGAGCGATTTGTTTTTCGGCAGAGAACAGTCCGGCTCAGATTGAGTCGCAGGCTGCCGCCGGGAAATTCCGCGAATCGGTTTCACTGGATGTGAACAACGCGGTGCTCAAGAAAATGGGTTCCGTTCAGGATTTTCTCGCAGGGGCGCAGTGGGAAGATGCCGTCAACAGCCTGATCCAGATCTCTGCAGAATACGGGGACACACTTTATCCTGAGTCCCCGGGGCGTTACCTGCGGGTTGCTGAATATTGCCAGAACCTGCTGGCGGGTTTTCCTCCGGAGGCCATTCAGATCTACCGGGAGAAAGTCGATCCGCGTGCTCGACGGTGGCTGGAAGAAGCGGAGACGCAGTCGTCTGTCGAACCACTGCTGCAGATCGTTGATCAGACACTGATGAGCAGTTACGGCGATGATGCGCTGTATCGCCTGGGGGAAAGGGCTTGGGAGCGTGGCGAACTGGGGCAGGCGCGCGATTACTGGCGGAAACTGTTGCCACCCCCGCCCGGTGCCGAGGGAGTCGGAGATGCCGGTCTGTTTTATTACCCCGATTCTGATCTGCCTGTGCCCCCGATTCTGGCCCGTCTGATACTGGTCAGTTTTTTCCAGGGAGATTTTGAGCGGGCCGCGGCAGAACTGGCAGTTTTCCGTGAACGGTATCCGCAGGCAGTGGGATCGCTGGCAGGCCAGGAGGGGAATCTGGCCGAACAACTGACGAAGATACTCTCCGACCGCAGCCAGGTATCGTTGCCGAAAGATCAACGCGAAATGCAGACCTTCGCGGGACATCAAACCCGTAATTTCCGGGTCGGTCACCAGCTTGATGTGGGGGCGGCGGCCTGGTCGTTCCGGGTTCCCCTGGTCTGGAGCCAGGAGTACACGCGCAAACCTGCCTTCGGTCAGCGGGTTCCGCCGGGACTGTTTCCGGTAGTGAACGGGGAGCACGTTTTCATTAATGATTCCGAGCGGATCTATGCGTTGAACTGGAAGACGGGAGCACCGGCCTGGTCCAATGATCCGCAGGCCAGTCCGATCATTTATCCCTCGGTATTGCAGGGGGCCGTCCGGCTTCCGTTTCGGTCTGTGGTGGGCGTGCCCCGGTTTACCATGACAGTGGCCGACGGTCGGCTGTATGCCCGCATGGGTTCGCCCGTCACTTCCGTCGCGAAAGATGAGCGGCTGGGACTGTTTTCTGAACTGGTCTGTCTGGACCTGGCGCAGGGTGAAGGCAAGCTGCTCTGGAAAATCTCCTCCGCCGAGCTGCGCGAGCAGAACTTTGTCTGGTCTTTTGAGGGGGCGCCCGTTGTTGCGGGAGACCGTTTATTCGTGGTACTGCACCGTGGTTTTCCGGAAGTGCAGACAAATGTCGCCTGCTTCTCGACCGAGACGGGAGAGATGCTCTGGAACCGGAAGGTCTGTCTGGCGCTGCGGAATATCGAAGAAGGCGTGAATTATATTACGCATCTGCTGCTGACGCTGGCAGAAGGACAGCTTTATCTGTCCACAGATATGGGAGCGATCGCCTCGCTGGATTCGCTGGATGGCAAGATCAACTGGGTCGTGACCTACCCTTCCGAAGAGGATGTCTCGCGTCGGGACCTGAGCGATCACATGACAACGGGGCTGGTCCCCTGCCTGTACGATCAGGGGATTCTGTTTGTCGCGCCTCAGGATACGCGGAGGCTGATGGCCTTTGATGCGACCTCGGGACTGCTGCTCTGGGAGCGGGACTGGCCGGAACAGATCCGTAACCTGCTGGGAGTGACTGCCACCACGCTGGTCGTCAGCGGGAATCAGTTGTTCGGCATCGATCGGACCAATGGTGCGCTGCGCTGGAAGACGGGATATCTCGACCCGGAAGGGTTCGGCTATGGTCGGGGCCTGCTGGCGGGGGACAATGTCTACTGGCCTTTGCGGGAAGAACTGCTGGTGGTTGATATCGAACGTGGACTGCTCAGGCAGAGAATCGCGTTGCATGCACTGCAGGGGACAACCGGAGGAAATCTGATCGTGGCCGGGGATCAGCTGCTGATCGCTCAGCCGCACAGAGTGACTGCGTTTGGGAATCACGGCATGGTACCTGTTTCCCCCGGTCAGAAAGAGAATCATTCTGCGACGAAGGCGCAGTCGCGTTGA
- a CDS encoding amidohydrolase family protein, with amino-acid sequence MERQIYQARWVFPVNGPPLEDGIVEIEGTRIAAVYGGAHSRAIDLGNVALVPGLINAHTHLEFSQLRAPLEPAAPFTDWIRAIMKSRFETEQPVTERIQQGISECLSAGTTTVGEIATSEESLRLFNADSQVPRAVVFRECLGFTPDRKASQEQVAAAFLEEPIRPEALPRLFPGLSPHAPYSVHPDLYLNLIQQARDQGVPVAVHLGETSAEYDLLERKEGAFVDLLSELGLWDPEILQDGMRMTDYLAPLAELPAALAVHGNYFGPPEWEFLQGAPAISVVYCPRTHHYFGHPAHPWLTMIEQGINVALGTDSRASNPDLSLWKELLFLREICPQVPTELILECGTLAGARALGFAEETGSLEVGKAADLALIQLPEEAGGGTGSDLLLDSRSDVARVMLNGVWIN; translated from the coding sequence TTGGAACGTCAAATCTATCAAGCGCGTTGGGTGTTTCCCGTCAATGGTCCTCCCCTGGAGGATGGGATTGTCGAGATTGAAGGGACCCGGATTGCCGCCGTGTACGGGGGAGCGCATTCCCGGGCCATCGATCTGGGGAACGTGGCGTTGGTTCCCGGGCTGATAAATGCCCACACACATCTGGAATTCAGTCAGCTCCGGGCACCGCTGGAACCTGCTGCTCCCTTCACGGACTGGATTCGGGCGATTATGAAGTCGCGGTTTGAGACGGAGCAGCCCGTTACGGAACGGATTCAGCAGGGGATTTCCGAGTGTCTGTCGGCGGGAACGACCACTGTGGGTGAGATCGCGACAAGTGAAGAGAGTTTGCGGCTGTTCAATGCTGACTCCCAGGTGCCGCGGGCAGTGGTATTTCGGGAGTGCCTGGGGTTCACTCCGGATCGAAAAGCCAGTCAGGAGCAGGTTGCGGCTGCGTTTCTGGAAGAACCGATCCGTCCGGAGGCGTTACCGCGATTATTCCCGGGTTTGAGTCCGCATGCACCCTATAGTGTGCATCCTGATTTATATCTGAATCTGATTCAGCAGGCCCGGGATCAGGGAGTGCCGGTTGCCGTCCATCTGGGGGAGACGTCGGCGGAATACGACCTGCTGGAGCGCAAGGAAGGGGCGTTTGTCGATCTGCTGAGTGAGCTGGGCCTGTGGGATCCGGAAATCCTGCAGGACGGGATGCGGATGACCGATTACCTGGCACCACTGGCGGAGTTACCCGCGGCGCTGGCGGTGCATGGTAATTATTTTGGACCGCCGGAATGGGAGTTTTTGCAAGGGGCTCCCGCGATTTCTGTGGTGTATTGTCCGCGGACGCACCACTATTTCGGGCATCCGGCCCATCCCTGGCTGACCATGATTGAGCAGGGAATCAATGTGGCCCTGGGGACGGACAGCAGGGCTTCGAACCCGGATCTGAGCCTCTGGAAGGAGCTTCTGTTTCTGCGTGAAATCTGTCCCCAGGTGCCGACCGAGCTGATTCTGGAGTGTGGGACACTGGCGGGCGCCCGCGCACTGGGGTTCGCTGAGGAGACAGGTTCGCTGGAGGTGGGGAAAGCCGCGGATCTGGCTTTGATTCAACTGCCGGAAGAGGCTGGCGGAGGGACAGGTAGTGATCTTTTGTTAGATTCCCGTTCCGATGTGGCCCGGGTGATGCTGAATGGGGTCTGGATCAATTGA
- a CDS encoding serine/threonine protein kinase, producing the protein MNKHEHESAPERLGEYLIGKKIGAGGMGSVYLATNVHTDQQVAIKILPSALAREAGFVERFHREIEALKKMHNPYVIEFYDSGVENDIYYYVMEYVEGETLTKRLRRDKRIEWKTVVEISIQICSALKASHDAGIIHRDLKPSNLILKDDNTVKLADFGVAQLFATEKLTVTGGIIGTAEYMSPEQAEGKRVTRQSDLYSLGAVMYVMLTGRPPFSGKTMLAIIQKQKYGQFDRPSHYVDDLPVWLEDIVCKLLEKDPQKRYPDAYVLSRRLQEVINKYEMSTSEDTYALSGNSEDTVTPTQAQASVSEHEAGTGTLMQGLMRAQLESESTGSRLTQLLDNTWFLLGLLALLIAGGYFWFQERELTPDEMLQQARQIMQQPEGPEWYTARDKYLLPLLENPNSVNEDQIKGYLNRIQSYELRSKAGMTAKRKSRSGLQTEPQRFITLAQHYLESGNLMQAEIVLSALIDLLPENSDQKEMRDLAIQMRNDLRQDSNRTAQRYVMLTQSMSKADALLQEKKYEAAAAVWRAVIVLYGHDPAAEEFVANARKNLKQLPETIAADKSTSETQKASTENE; encoded by the coding sequence TTGAATAAGCACGAACACGAGTCAGCCCCGGAACGGCTGGGCGAATATCTGATCGGAAAAAAAATCGGGGCCGGCGGCATGGGTTCCGTCTACCTGGCAACCAACGTCCACACCGATCAGCAGGTTGCAATCAAAATCCTCCCCAGTGCGCTGGCCCGCGAAGCCGGTTTCGTTGAACGCTTCCATCGTGAAATCGAAGCCTTAAAGAAAATGCACAACCCGTATGTCATCGAGTTTTATGACAGCGGCGTGGAAAATGATATCTACTATTATGTCATGGAATACGTCGAAGGCGAAACGCTCACCAAACGCCTCCGACGCGACAAACGAATCGAATGGAAAACCGTGGTCGAGATTTCCATTCAGATCTGCTCTGCTCTCAAAGCGTCCCACGATGCCGGCATCATTCATCGCGATCTGAAACCATCCAATCTCATTCTCAAAGATGACAACACGGTCAAGCTCGCCGACTTCGGAGTCGCCCAGCTGTTCGCCACGGAAAAACTGACGGTCACCGGGGGGATCATCGGCACTGCCGAATACATGTCGCCCGAACAGGCGGAAGGCAAACGGGTCACCCGACAGAGTGACCTCTACTCTCTCGGCGCGGTCATGTATGTCATGTTGACCGGCCGCCCCCCGTTCAGCGGCAAAACCATGCTGGCCATCATCCAGAAACAGAAGTACGGTCAGTTCGATCGCCCCAGTCATTACGTGGATGATCTGCCGGTCTGGCTCGAAGATATCGTCTGCAAGCTCCTGGAAAAGGATCCTCAGAAACGCTACCCCGATGCCTATGTGCTCTCCCGCCGTCTGCAGGAAGTCATCAACAAGTATGAGATGTCAACCTCGGAAGACACGTACGCCCTCTCCGGCAACAGTGAAGACACAGTCACCCCCACCCAGGCGCAGGCCTCTGTCTCAGAACACGAAGCCGGCACAGGCACCCTGATGCAGGGACTGATGCGGGCCCAGCTTGAGTCCGAGAGTACCGGTTCCCGCCTGACTCAACTGCTGGACAACACCTGGTTCCTGCTCGGCCTGCTGGCACTGTTGATTGCCGGAGGCTATTTCTGGTTCCAGGAACGTGAACTGACCCCCGACGAGATGCTACAACAGGCCAGGCAGATCATGCAGCAGCCGGAAGGCCCGGAATGGTACACGGCCCGGGACAAATATCTGCTTCCCTTGCTGGAAAACCCAAACAGCGTCAACGAGGACCAGATTAAAGGATATCTCAACCGCATCCAGTCCTACGAGCTCCGGTCCAAAGCAGGCATGACTGCCAAACGCAAATCGCGTTCAGGGCTGCAGACCGAGCCGCAACGGTTCATCACCCTCGCCCAGCATTATCTCGAATCCGGGAATCTGATGCAGGCCGAAATCGTCCTGTCCGCGCTGATCGATCTGCTCCCGGAAAACAGCGACCAGAAAGAGATGCGCGATCTCGCCATTCAGATGCGCAACGATTTAAGACAAGATTCCAATCGAACCGCACAACGCTACGTGATGCTCACACAATCCATGTCGAAGGCAGATGCCCTACTCCAGGAAAAAAAGTATGAAGCAGCGGCCGCCGTCTGGAGAGCCGTCATCGTCCTCTATGGGCATGACCCGGCCGCTGAAGAGTTCGTTGCCAACGCCCGTAAAAATCTGAAGCAGCTGCCCGAAACAATCGCGGCAGATAAATCTACCTCTGAAACTCAGAAAGCCAGTACCGAGAATGAATGA
- the lpxK gene encoding tetraacyldisaccharide 4'-kinase, which yields MNEVDYLRMISGARRDWRALCLKPCLRFLSLFYGAGVAVRNRLFDWRLKQPHSVSVPVISLGNLTTGGTGKTPLVAYLSQWFHSQGVPLALLSRGYRALPGEANDEKQLLDRLCPEVPHYQNPDRCASAARAIAAGARLLILDDGFQHRRLARDLDIVLIDAVNPWGYGHLLPRGLLRESKSGLKRAGFVLLTRVDQCDAAALERLTAEVKRFVPVERIAQVRFCPQRLLNVAGETRELEEVVGKQVWGFCAIGNPEGFRQTIVDAGGQVCGMRVFADHHHYTKDELQEVGVQAERAGAELILTTAKDLVKISEQRLSGLPVWAVDIGAELVQGRAAFEEILQKTVESKVDH from the coding sequence GTGAACGAGGTTGACTATCTGAGAATGATCTCAGGCGCGCGTCGGGACTGGCGTGCGTTGTGCCTGAAACCCTGCCTCAGGTTTCTCAGCCTGTTCTATGGTGCCGGAGTCGCGGTGCGGAATCGTCTGTTTGACTGGAGGCTGAAACAGCCTCATTCTGTCAGCGTGCCTGTGATCAGCCTGGGTAACCTGACAACCGGAGGCACTGGAAAGACACCGTTGGTGGCTTATCTGTCGCAGTGGTTTCATTCGCAGGGGGTGCCTCTCGCACTGCTCAGCCGCGGCTATCGCGCACTGCCCGGTGAAGCGAATGATGAGAAACAGCTACTGGATCGACTCTGCCCGGAAGTACCTCATTATCAGAATCCGGATCGCTGTGCCTCCGCGGCACGGGCGATCGCAGCCGGTGCACGGCTGCTGATTCTGGACGACGGCTTTCAGCATCGCCGGCTGGCCCGGGACCTGGATATAGTCCTGATCGACGCCGTCAATCCGTGGGGTTATGGCCATCTGTTGCCACGGGGACTGTTACGGGAGTCGAAGTCGGGGCTCAAGCGGGCCGGGTTTGTTTTATTGACGCGGGTGGATCAGTGTGACGCTGCTGCTCTAGAGCGGTTGACCGCCGAGGTGAAACGCTTCGTGCCCGTGGAACGGATCGCGCAAGTGCGTTTCTGTCCGCAGCGGCTGTTGAATGTGGCTGGTGAAACCCGGGAACTGGAGGAAGTGGTTGGGAAACAGGTGTGGGGTTTTTGTGCGATTGGCAATCCGGAGGGTTTTCGGCAGACGATTGTGGATGCGGGGGGACAAGTCTGCGGGATGCGGGTGTTTGCAGATCATCATCACTACACCAAGGATGAGTTGCAGGAAGTCGGCGTGCAGGCGGAGCGCGCGGGGGCAGAATTGATCCTGACCACGGCAAAAGATCTGGTAAAAATCAGTGAACAGAGATTGTCAGGGCTTCCGGTCTGGGCGGTCGATATTGGAGCCGAACTTGTGCAGGGGAGAGCAGCTTTCGAGGAAATCCTGCAAAAAACGGTAGAGTCCAAGGTGGATCATTAA
- a CDS encoding sirohydrochlorin chelatase, with amino-acid sequence MDESMSDARRKAVLLIAHGSRREAANQDLVRLAEMLRERSLFPIIEIAYLELAEPTIPEGAQRCVTAGAEEVLMLPYFLSAGVHVQNDLEQYRGEFNTQHPGTEFKLCAHLGLHPLMLEIVLDRLREADAG; translated from the coding sequence ATGGATGAATCCATGTCTGATGCAAGAAGGAAGGCGGTTCTGCTGATCGCGCACGGCAGTCGGCGGGAAGCAGCGAATCAGGACCTGGTCCGACTGGCTGAGATGCTCCGCGAGCGGTCCCTGTTTCCGATCATTGAAATTGCCTATCTCGAACTGGCTGAACCGACAATTCCCGAGGGAGCACAGCGCTGCGTCACAGCAGGGGCGGAAGAGGTCCTGATGCTGCCTTATTTTCTCTCAGCGGGAGTGCACGTGCAGAACGATCTGGAACAGTATCGCGGTGAATTCAATACTCAGCATCCCGGGACCGAATTCAAGCTCTGTGCCCATCTGGGTCTGCATCCGCTGATGCTGGAGATTGTGCTGGACCGACTGCGGGAAGCAGACGCAGGCTGA
- a CDS encoding carboxypeptidase regulatory-like domain-containing protein: protein MQKKNMSQILLAAILISGLNFLVPGTASAAEWGSITGRFVLDGTVPEPVVQRKKGDPTVKDSAVCAATDHLSKDLVVNPDNKGIQNIFLYVYKPKEIHPDLKESKNKTVVFDQKGCTFKPHALIVRTDQKVIVKSDDPVAHNTHTNPLRNEAVNFILAPNDREGKEVSNPIPEILPMQVKCDIHPWMTAYWYVVDHPYAVVSDADGKFTIKNLPAGKQTFRIWHEKKGYLDRRYNVTVKPGETVDLGEIKYKATDF, encoded by the coding sequence ATGCAAAAGAAGAATATGAGCCAGATTCTGCTCGCCGCAATTTTAATTTCTGGTCTGAATTTTTTGGTTCCCGGTACTGCATCCGCTGCCGAATGGGGGTCGATCACAGGTAGATTTGTCCTTGATGGTACGGTTCCGGAGCCTGTGGTTCAGCGGAAGAAAGGTGATCCGACTGTCAAAGATTCTGCGGTTTGTGCCGCGACTGACCACCTGTCGAAGGACCTGGTTGTCAATCCTGATAACAAAGGGATCCAGAACATCTTTCTGTACGTGTATAAGCCCAAAGAGATTCATCCTGACCTGAAAGAATCAAAAAACAAAACTGTGGTCTTCGATCAGAAAGGCTGTACTTTCAAACCACACGCCCTGATCGTTCGGACCGACCAGAAGGTGATTGTCAAATCCGATGATCCCGTTGCTCATAACACCCATACCAATCCGCTCAGGAATGAAGCCGTCAACTTCATTCTGGCTCCGAATGATCGTGAAGGAAAAGAAGTCTCCAATCCGATCCCGGAAATCCTGCCTATGCAGGTGAAGTGCGATATCCATCCCTGGATGACCGCTTACTGGTATGTCGTCGATCATCCATATGCTGTTGTTTCGGATGCCGATGGTAAGTTCACCATCAAGAATCTGCCCGCCGGAAAACAGACTTTTCGGATCTGGCATGAAAAGAAAGGTTACCTGGATCGGCGTTACAACGTGACTGTCAAGCCCGGCGAAACTGTCGACCTGGGTGAGATCAAGTATAAAGCAACTGATTTCTAA
- a CDS encoding class I SAM-dependent methyltransferase, translating into MSHLPQNRTAWNRLAENRSQFTKVATDEECRNPLQTLDSRGWLPASVEGKSVLCLASGGGWQSILYAAAGARVTVVDLSNKMLQLDEQESRRRGLQVRIVETSMDDLSGLHDAEFDIVHQPVSTCYVPDIEAVYREVARVLRPGGLYISQHKTPTSLQLTHRDQQNRYVIGLEYYQQGALPKVEDRAYREEGATEYLHRWDQLVGGLCRVGFVIEDLREPLRADPSAPVGHYRYRGRFVAPYVRIKARRVSQETGAGEPSALWVP; encoded by the coding sequence ATGTCTCACCTGCCCCAGAACCGAACCGCCTGGAACCGGTTGGCAGAAAACCGCAGCCAGTTTACGAAGGTGGCGACTGACGAAGAGTGTCGGAATCCACTGCAGACGCTGGACTCGCGCGGCTGGTTGCCTGCTTCGGTCGAGGGGAAGTCGGTACTCTGTCTGGCATCGGGGGGAGGCTGGCAGTCGATTCTGTATGCGGCGGCCGGAGCCCGGGTCACCGTGGTCGATTTGAGTAACAAGATGCTGCAGCTGGATGAGCAGGAATCACGTCGGCGCGGGCTGCAGGTACGGATTGTCGAAACGTCGATGGATGATCTGTCTGGTCTGCACGATGCAGAGTTCGATATCGTGCATCAGCCGGTGAGTACCTGTTATGTGCCGGACATCGAAGCGGTGTACCGCGAGGTCGCGCGCGTGCTGCGTCCGGGGGGACTGTATATCAGTCAGCACAAGACGCCGACCAGTCTGCAGTTGACACATCGGGATCAGCAGAACAGGTATGTGATCGGCCTGGAATATTATCAGCAGGGCGCTTTACCCAAAGTGGAAGATCGGGCCTACCGTGAAGAAGGAGCGACCGAGTACCTGCACCGCTGGGACCAGTTGGTGGGCGGACTGTGCCGCGTGGGTTTTGTGATTGAAGACCTGCGTGAGCCGCTGCGGGCCGATCCCAGTGCGCCGGTAGGGCACTACCGTTACCGGGGGCGTTTCGTCGCGCCTTACGTACGGATTAAGGCGCGACGCGTTTCGCAGGAAACCGGTGCGGGGGAACCGTCTGCACTCTGGGTCCCTTAA
- a CDS encoding DUF1573 domain-containing protein, with the protein MLRTCIFRFGILSLCLFVLNVSTSFGQDWAQKMFDKDRIDFGVIARGSDAQYRLKIKNIYKDPVHISNVRTTCGCSAAEPSKSILESGEEGYIQVKMDTARFQRRKDSNVIVTFDAPQYAEIRIPITSYIRTDVVFTPGAANFGSVEVGKGAETTVALAYAGREDWALTGIESRNPHITAKAVETNRGGGRVNYNVILTLDPKTPKGPVREQLILKTNDVNFKTVPLLVEARVESDITITPEIVSLGMMVPGQEKTVNVVMRGKKPFEIEKIECESNDEAFKIRMPKAAQPIHVLPLTIVPPDKPGDYSEEFTVTIAGRGEPITFKAFGKIAETKTN; encoded by the coding sequence ATGTTAAGAACTTGTATTTTCCGGTTTGGTATTCTGAGCCTGTGTCTGTTTGTGTTGAACGTCTCGACTTCTTTCGGCCAGGATTGGGCTCAGAAGATGTTCGACAAAGACAGAATCGACTTCGGCGTCATCGCCCGCGGTTCCGATGCTCAATACCGTCTGAAAATTAAAAATATTTATAAAGACCCCGTCCACATTTCCAACGTCCGTACCACCTGTGGCTGTTCTGCAGCCGAGCCTTCCAAGAGTATCCTCGAAAGTGGAGAAGAAGGTTACATCCAGGTCAAAATGGACACCGCCCGCTTCCAGCGTCGCAAAGATTCCAACGTGATCGTCACCTTTGACGCGCCTCAGTATGCCGAGATTCGGATTCCGATCACTTCCTACATTCGTACCGATGTTGTGTTCACACCCGGTGCTGCCAACTTCGGCTCAGTCGAAGTCGGTAAGGGCGCTGAAACCACTGTGGCCCTCGCCTATGCGGGACGTGAAGACTGGGCGCTCACCGGGATCGAATCCCGTAACCCCCACATCACAGCCAAAGCCGTTGAAACGAATCGGGGTGGCGGACGCGTCAACTACAACGTGATTCTGACACTGGACCCCAAAACCCCCAAGGGCCCTGTTCGGGAACAGCTCATCCTGAAGACCAACGATGTGAATTTCAAAACCGTTCCTCTGCTGGTCGAAGCCCGGGTCGAATCTGACATCACCATCACCCCCGAAATCGTTTCGCTGGGTATGATGGTTCCCGGTCAGGAAAAGACCGTCAATGTCGTCATGCGGGGCAAGAAGCCTTTCGAAATCGAAAAAATTGAATGCGAATCCAACGACGAAGCATTCAAAATCCGCATGCCGAAAGCGGCACAGCCGATCCACGTGCTGCCACTGACCATCGTGCCTCCTGACAAACCAGGCGATTATTCAGAAGAATTCACCGTGACCATCGCCGGTCGTGGTGAGCCGATCACCTTCAAGGCCTTCGGCAAGATTGCTGAGACAAAAACCAACTAG